The following is a genomic window from Saccopteryx bilineata isolate mSacBil1 chromosome 4, mSacBil1_pri_phased_curated, whole genome shotgun sequence.
GGTGACGATGTCCGGGCCCACGCGCACATGGCCCTGCTCCACGAAGGCCACGGCGGCCTGGAGGTGCTGCGCCATGCGCAGCTTCAGTAGCACGGTGGGTAGGCGGCGGCGGCAGAAGGATGAGGCGGTGACGAAGTCGCAGAGCTCCAAGGAGCTGCGCGTGGGCACCAATCCGAGCGCATACAGCTTGTCCAGCAGCGCGGCCGAAGCGCGCACGCGGAACGGGTCGCGTTCGGGCAGGTCGCGCAGGCGCCGCGCTAGATCGCGCACGGAGCGGCTCAGCTGGTTGTAGCGGGTGTAGTCCTCCCGCCGCTGCAGCCCGTAACGCCGCAACACGCGCAGCTCGTGTAGGTTGTGGTCAGTGACCTCCCAGTTCAGGAAGTCCACCTGCTTCAACAGCTTCTGCTCGTGGAATTTAAGTTTCCGCACCATTATTGCAGCGACCGGATCCCAAGAACCTCAAGCTGAGAGCGCGCTCTGGAATCCGTGAGTCTTCCGCCTCGGAGCGCGAAAAGCGAACCGCCTTCGGGCCACTGGGCCAAAGAAAGAGAGGTTCAAGGGCACGCCCCCACTTTCCATTGGTCTGGATGGGGCCATGCCCCCCACTCGATCTCGCGTTTCTTACTGGGCGGGCGAGACATGGATGGGGCGGGGCGTAGAGCGGAGTCTAGGCAGGGAGGGCGGAGAGGCGTTAAATTCTCGGGAGCCGGTTTCCTGGTACCGTCATCATTTCCCCCTTTCGGATGTCTGCCATTTAGGGACTTTCAGCAGTCTTTCCTATGAGAGTTAACGAGACCAGTCGCGAGAATGAGGGAAGGCGGCGCGTATCTGGTTGGGGCTGCGTAGCGCTGAATGACCGCTGGGTCCCTTTCATTTTAGGGGGGCTTCTGAGAGCCAGCCGGCGGATGGGCTGACCCAGTCGCCACCTCCCGCGCGGATCGGCAGCGCCATGTCCTTCCTGGGGCGGGCCGGAGGATTTTCTTGCGGGCCGGGCTGCGGGGAACCCATGCGATTCAGATTCTCTGGCTGCACTCCGCACTCAGGGGAACCGGGTCTGCCCTAGAGCCTTCGGGGAATCTGCAGGGTGACAGCAGTGCCACTCTATTCATAAAACCCAGCGAGTGAGAAATTTGAATAGTGGGTACCAGCCCTGACCTGCCCTGTGGATATAAAAGaactattttggttttttttttaaaaagtaataaacatgtatgtatttatttattttttacagagacagagagtgagtcagagagagggatagacagggacagacaggaacagagagagatgaaaagcatcaatcattagtttttcattgcgttgcaacaccttagttgttcattgattgctttctcatatgtgccttgactgcaggccttcagcagaccgaataaccccttgctggagccagcgaccttgggttcaagctggtgggcttttgctcaaaccagatgagcccgcgttcaagctggtgacctcggggtctcgaacttgggtcctcagcatcccagtccgacgctctatccactgcgccaccgcctggtcaggctattttgggtgttttttttttacagggacagagagagagagtcagagagatggacagagaggcaggaacggagatgagaagcatcaatcatcatttccgttgtgacaccttagttattcattgattgctttctcttatgtaccttgatcgtgggccttcagcagatcgagtgaccccttgctcaagctagcatctttgggtccaagctggtgagctttgctcaaaccagatgagcctgcgctcaagctggtgacctcggggtctcgaacctgggtcctccgcatgccagtccaatgctctatcctctgtgcagtctgttttttaacttttaatgtttattaactttagagagctggaaagagacaggaacatcacctGTATGGAAacctgactggggggggggggacctacAGCCTTTGCAATTTGGaaaaatgctccaaccaaccaaactatctggccagggctggatctAAGCGGATTTGCTTGACACCTCGCCTAGGAATGAGTTAACAGAACGAACTCGATTTCCACTAGTTGTATCTGCAAGTTGTAGCTGAGCATAGTGCTGCAGAATTCACCACTTCGTTTGCCAAAGCCTTTGACGCCACCTAGCTTCTTCACAGGTCATGTTATTCTGGTAggctttttattgtcttttcaaGTCTAGTACTtgatatatggaaaataataaaagtatcatATATGTTATAAACTATAATGACTATTTATAAACCCAATAgccacagacaggaatggagagatgagaaacatcaattattcattatgactccttagttgtttattgattgatttctcatatgtgccttggggggggggactacagcagaccgagtgaccccttggtgagccttgctcaaaccagatgagcctgcagtgaagccagcgacctcggagtcttgaacctgggtcttccacatcccagtccaacactatccattgcgccaccgcctggtcaggcacctaggACCATTTCATCAACCTATTCCAGTCACTCACTTTCCCAACCAGAAGTAAGGATATCTATtatcctaaattaaaaaaatatatatatagatagatatgaatataaatttagccctggccaggtagcccagttggttagagcatcatcccaatacatcaaggttgtgaggtaaatccctggtcagggcacatacaagaatcaatctaagtggaaaaacaaattgatgtttttcttcctctctttaaaatcaatacaaatatatttttaaaaattttaatttgcctgaccaggcagtgacgcagtggatagagcgtcggattgggatgccgaggacccaggtttaagacccgaggtcgccagtttgagcgtgggctcatctggtttgagcaaaagctcaccagcttggacccgaggtctctggctcaagcaaggggttacttggtctgctgaaggcccacagtcaaggcacatatgagaaagcaatcaatgaacaactaaggtgttgcaatgaaaaactgatgattgatgcttctcatctctcttcgttcctgtttgtccctctctctgactctctctctgtctctgtaaaaaaaaaaaattattggttttagagagaggaaaggaggaaagagagagagaaacattgacttgttggttccacttatttatgcattccttagttgcctcttgtacgtgccctgacccatgatcaagccaacaaccttggcatatcaggatgatgctgtaaccactgacctacccagccagggctattctcctgaattttttgttaaaaaatatagttttattattatacatGCATCcctaaatactgtatttccccatgtataagatgctccaatGTATATGAcgcatcttaatttgggggcctgaaatttggaaaaaaaaatgtattacataaagttaatgaactcaagttttctttcttttttggggggggacttttttttttattattattacatgtcgggagccgatccactagtgctggctaacaaggtcacaactgctggttgacaaagtcacagcagaagaagaccaatggctgctggttaataaagtcaccgcagtgaagactaacagctgcgggttaacaaagtcaccgcaaaggagaggcacaacgatacttcccccttttgacctttttgaattaatctggccttatatccccccttttctgggtgtatgctatcatttatggcacagggataatagtaccgtactttccctgtagattcgtagtaatatctttggaaatgagacagagggtgtgagttccacagaaaagcctgtaagccccttgaactggactcatagacataagaggctggctatgatattcctcataaagggttaagttggtaggagaacttcttcttattaatcatgttagaaacaatagattgtgacttatgaataggtaggaaacagtaactatacacagagtacttttcagccttcacttaattcatcactttacctccctgagccttttcatgtagtagagtaaagaaactttcctttcttcttgcatacctgacctgcaggtggtggaacactctgagaaaagtaaagttagaacttaattagtgtatgaatatagtaaataaataaaatttgactagacaatagcatcctagacaaggtagagttattaatcagtactgaccttttggaagtttgtatcaatattgttattgctgttcaagttattgtataattgtactttgaatgacttaccacctgatttatagtttatagaaatgaattaactgttacctagaaaatgtaaccatagtgaaacaaaaacaatgattaatcaatgtattctgaatatcatgtgattgtaacttagtgtgtgtgcataaaaagaaagctagaccagcatttggcggagatgcctggcagtaaatgctaactagagaataaagagaaagaaaagaattcggctctctcactcgattcatgccaatgccgtctcttcctgtgggacccctggattcccccccggggctggaccccggcaattgcagagacagagagagagtcagggagagggatagatagggacagacagactggaatggagagaaatgagaagcatcaatcatcagtttttcttttttatttatttattcattttagagagagagagagacaggggggaggagctggaagcatcaactcccatatgtgccttgaccaggcaagcccagggtttcgaaccagtgacctcagcatttccaggtcgacgctttatccactgtgccaccacaggtcaggccaatcatcagtttttcggccctggccggttggctcagcggtggagcgtcggcctggcatgcaggagtcccgggttcgattcctggccagggcacacaggagaggcgcccatttgcttctccacccctccccctctccttcctctctgtctctctcttttcctcccgcagcaaggctccattggagcaaagatggcccaggcactggggatggctctgtggcctctgcctcaggcactagaatggctgtggacgcaacagagcgacggcccagatgggcaaagcatcgccccctggtgggcatgccgggtggatcccggttgggcgcatgtgggagtctgtctgactgcctccccgtttccagcttcggaaaaatgaaaaaaaaaaatcatcagtttttcgttgtgacaccttagttcagcggttctcaacctgtgggtcatgaccccggcgggggtcaaatgaccaaaacacagggatcgcctaaagccatcggaaaatacatatttccgatggctttagccgctgagaagccacgctaccgtctgcagcagcacTATTCAGCTTGAACACATGCAGTTATGGatgtgcgttccaaactgaatgcctgtggtcatgcgcagacgtgattgcatcatccgtctggggcgtaaggggtgggggaagggggggatgctccacagtccatagcagcgcattacgtgtgtccggtaCTTGCTGACGTCAGCAGTGGGCAGGTGCAGCAAGCgccagaggacagaagcctaggaggtggagaggcaagtggcagagagccaagagagcctgcgagacagcctgctggtgtaaaaaaggttaataatgtaaaaacagtacacactgaccaggcggtggcgcagtggatagagcgtcggactgggatgcagaggacccaggttcgagacctcaaggtcgccagcttgagtgcgagctcatctggtttgagcaaagctcacaagcttggacccaagatccctggctcaagcaaggggttactcggtcagctgtagccccacagtcaaggcacatatgagaaagcaagcaatgaacaactaaggtgtcacaaagtgcaacgaaaaactgatgattgatgcttctcatctctccattcctgtctgtctgtccctgtctatccctccctctgactctctgtctctgtaaaaaaaacaaaacaaaaaatagtacagacaccatacacacaatactgtgtaagtgtaaggtgctttgtgtgtaatcattacacagtacacaaagcaccatacatttacacagtgtgaactacattggtcttatactataagagaccactataagatgtagttcacactgttccccaatgtataattatctcccatatctcccactattttcccatatatttttttaattttttatttattcattttagaaaggagagagagaggggcagagagagagggagagagagagagagagagacagagagaaggggggaggagcaggaagtatcaactcccatatgtgccttgaccaggcaagcccagggtttcgaaccggcgacctcagcatttccaggtcgacgctttatccactgcgctaccacaggtaaggctattttcccatattctgaatgaggaaactgctgaaatcagcggtttccggcattgaatccgcgtcctattgatttcattgggagaaTCGgaggattttgtggaagagaactcccgagaatctcgggttaccacacaatctgccgcagcctccttttgatttcaataagaggcggagaaatgacagtttccgacacatttcttcctctcctattcaagtcaatgggaggccgcagcagattccgctcaaatatagagcatgttgcttaatgttttccacgctagaacttttcctagagcagaaaaattccaaaggtggaatccgccacccccaatagactgaaagaggcctcacactgaggaatctgctgtgcggattctgcagtgtagaagatctgcctcctatagaagtctattgggggtggcggattccacctttggaatttttctgctctaggaaaagttctagcgtggaaaacattaagcaacatgctctatatttgagcggaatctgctgcggcctcccattgacttgaataggagaggaagaaatgtgtcggaaactgtcatttctgctgtacaggggatctctcttctgcggaatccacgggtctcccattgaagtaaatgagatgtggattccaccgcagaaaccgctgctttatagtatGAAAGAGctctgaaagataccatgctgtgcagaaactgcagtgtaccCTATGacatagttcacactgttctatatagaaaacttgccactaatctggaaaaaaacagatccattagttaagc
Proteins encoded in this region:
- the IMP3 gene encoding U3 small nucleolar ribonucleoprotein protein IMP3, which encodes MVRKLKFHEQKLLKQVDFLNWEVTDHNLHELRVLRRYGLQRREDYTRYNQLSRSVRDLARRLRDLPERDPFRVRASAALLDKLYALGLVPTRSSLELCDFVTASSFCRRRLPTVLLKLRMAQHLQAAVAFVEQGHVRVGPDIVTDPAFIVTRSMEDFVTWVDSSKIKRHVLEYNEERDDFDLEA